In Rhodococcus rhodochrous, a single genomic region encodes these proteins:
- a CDS encoding DUF2550 domain-containing protein yields the protein MLLAVSVAALLYRLFTLRGGGTAAILRVMPQNEGSGWRHGIVRYGDETLAFYKLSSLRPGPDVRLTRQGIDVRSRRKPEGSEFDIMTEDIVILDVIDRDDSYEIALDSGALMAFMSWVESRPDGRSQRRRPL from the coding sequence GTGCTGCTCGCGGTCTCCGTCGCGGCTTTGTTGTACCGCCTCTTCACCCTGCGCGGCGGGGGTACCGCCGCCATTCTGCGAGTTATGCCTCAGAACGAAGGTTCCGGCTGGAGGCACGGAATCGTTCGGTACGGCGACGAGACACTCGCGTTCTACAAGCTTTCGAGCCTTCGGCCCGGACCCGACGTACGACTGACCCGTCAGGGCATCGATGTGCGTTCGCGGCGCAAGCCGGAAGGCAGTGAGTTCGACATCATGACCGAGGACATCGTGATCCTCGATGTGATCGACCGCGACGACTCGTACGAGATCGCGCTCGACAGCGGCGCTTTGATGGCCTTCATGTCCTGGGTCGAGTCCAGGCCCGATGGCCGGTCGCAGCGCCGCCGCCCCCTCTAG
- the murA gene encoding UDP-N-acetylglucosamine 1-carboxyvinyltransferase translates to MSERFLVTGGNRLSGDVVVGGAKNSVLKLMAAALLAEGTTTITNCPDILDVPLMADVLRGLGCEVELEGDAVRITTPAEPEYRADFAAVRQFRASVCVLGPLVARCRKAIVALPGGDAIGSRPLDMHQAGLRLLGAHSSIEHGCVVAEADDLHGATIRLAFPSVGATENILMAAVLAKGDTTIDNAAREPEIVDLCNMLVRMGARITGAGSTTLRVSGVSSLRPTEHRCIGDRIVAATWGIAAVMTRGDIAVHGVNPKHLALVLDKLRSAGAEVTPLADGFHVVQKERPRAVNFATLPYPGFPTDLQPMAIGLAAIADGTSMITENVFEARFRFVEEMVRLGADARTDGHHAVVRGVEQLSSAPVWASDIRAGAGLVLAGLCADGVTEVHDVYHIDRGYPRFVEILQELGGTIERVGVEEGRLLSH, encoded by the coding sequence GTGAGTGAACGCTTTCTTGTCACAGGTGGGAACCGCCTTTCCGGCGACGTCGTCGTCGGGGGTGCCAAGAACAGCGTCCTCAAGCTGATGGCTGCGGCACTCCTCGCCGAGGGCACCACCACGATCACGAACTGCCCCGACATCCTCGACGTGCCCCTGATGGCCGATGTCCTGCGCGGACTCGGATGCGAAGTCGAACTCGAAGGCGACGCCGTACGCATCACGACGCCTGCCGAACCCGAGTACCGCGCCGATTTCGCGGCCGTGCGGCAGTTCCGAGCGTCGGTCTGCGTGCTCGGCCCGCTGGTCGCACGCTGCCGCAAGGCGATCGTGGCGCTGCCGGGTGGCGACGCCATCGGCTCCCGTCCGCTCGACATGCACCAGGCGGGTCTGCGACTGCTCGGCGCCCATTCGTCGATCGAGCACGGGTGTGTCGTCGCGGAAGCGGACGATCTGCACGGTGCCACCATCCGCCTGGCGTTCCCCTCGGTGGGGGCGACGGAGAACATCCTCATGGCCGCGGTTCTCGCCAAGGGGGACACGACCATCGACAATGCAGCCCGTGAACCGGAGATCGTCGACCTGTGCAACATGCTGGTCCGCATGGGGGCACGGATCACCGGTGCGGGCAGTACGACGCTGCGGGTCTCGGGAGTCTCGTCCCTCCGCCCCACCGAGCACCGGTGCATCGGCGACCGGATCGTCGCGGCGACATGGGGGATCGCAGCGGTGATGACGCGGGGCGATATCGCCGTCCACGGCGTCAATCCGAAGCACCTCGCGTTGGTGCTGGACAAGTTGCGCAGTGCCGGCGCCGAAGTCACGCCGTTGGCCGACGGATTCCACGTCGTGCAGAAGGAACGGCCCCGTGCCGTCAACTTCGCGACGCTGCCGTATCCGGGATTCCCGACCGACCTGCAGCCCATGGCCATCGGTCTCGCGGCCATCGCCGACGGGACGTCGATGATCACCGAGAACGTCTTCGAAGCACGGTTCCGGTTCGTCGAGGAGATGGTGCGTCTCGGAGCGGACGCCCGTACCGACGGACATCACGCGGTCGTGCGGGGAGTGGAGCAGTTGTCGAGCGCACCTGTGTGGGCATCGGACATCCGTGCGGGCGCAGGCCTGGTGCTCGCCGGGCTGTGCGCGGACGGGGTCACGGAAGTGCACGACGTCTACCACATCGACCGCGGTTATCCGCGGTTCGTGGAGATCCTGCAGGAGCTCGGCGGAACCATCGAGCGAGTGGGTGTCGAGGAAGGCCGGCTCCTGTCGCACTAG
- a CDS encoding cob(I)yrinic acid a,c-diamide adenosyltransferase, producing the protein MAVHLTRIYTRTGDDGTTGLSDFSRVSKNDPRLVAYADCDETNAAIGVALALGALPERLVAVLRQIQNDLFDAGADLSTPVVENPKYPPLRITQQYIDRLEGWCDEFNEELEPLNSFILPGGTPGAALLHTARTVARRAERSAWAAVDAAPDDTNVLPAKYLNRLSDLLFILCRIANPDGDVLWKPGAGA; encoded by the coding sequence ATGGCAGTCCACCTGACACGGATCTATACGCGCACCGGAGACGACGGAACGACGGGGCTCAGCGACTTCTCGCGCGTCTCGAAGAACGACCCTCGTCTGGTCGCCTACGCCGATTGCGACGAGACCAATGCGGCGATCGGTGTGGCGCTCGCACTGGGAGCGCTCCCGGAACGGCTCGTCGCGGTACTCCGGCAGATCCAGAACGATCTCTTCGATGCCGGCGCCGATCTGTCGACGCCCGTGGTCGAGAACCCGAAGTACCCGCCGCTGCGGATCACCCAGCAGTACATCGATCGGCTCGAGGGCTGGTGCGACGAATTCAACGAGGAGCTGGAACCGCTCAACTCGTTCATTCTTCCGGGCGGCACGCCGGGGGCTGCCCTGCTGCACACCGCCAGGACCGTCGCACGACGTGCGGAACGGTCGGCGTGGGCGGCGGTGGACGCGGCTCCGGACGACACGAACGTCCTGCCGGCGAAGTATCTGAACCGGCTCTCGGATCTGCTCTTCATCCTGTGCCGGATCGCGAACCCGGACGGCGACGTGCTGTGGAAGCCGGGAGCGGGCGCGTGA
- a CDS encoding F0F1 ATP synthase subunit epsilon has product MAEMSVDIVAVEERVWSGSATLVTAQTTEGEIGIMPGHEPVLGQLVEGGVVSVRTADGERIVMAVHGGFLSVTATTVTVLAEAADRVEDIDVEAAKSTLNDADRDESEIAAARGRLRAVERA; this is encoded by the coding sequence GTGGCTGAGATGAGCGTGGACATCGTTGCCGTCGAGGAGCGTGTGTGGTCCGGATCGGCGACTCTCGTCACCGCCCAGACCACCGAGGGCGAGATCGGCATCATGCCCGGTCACGAGCCCGTGCTCGGCCAGCTCGTCGAGGGTGGCGTCGTGTCCGTCAGGACCGCGGACGGTGAGCGGATCGTCATGGCCGTCCATGGCGGATTCCTCTCGGTGACCGCGACGACGGTGACGGTGCTCGCCGAAGCCGCCGACCGCGTGGAGGACATCGACGTCGAGGCAGCGAAGTCGACTCTGAACGATGCGGATCGTGACGAGTCGGAGATCGCAGCGGCCCGCGGCCGCCTGCGGGCTGTCGAACGAGCCTGA